In Buchnera aphidicola (Schlechtendalia peitan), one genomic interval encodes:
- the rplL gene encoding 50S ribosomal protein L7/L12: protein MSITKEQILEAISEMSVTNVVELISDMEKKFGVSPEISSNSTSPLKEEISEEKTEFDVILKSIGGNKVSVIKAVRSSTGLGLKEAKDLVESAPTIIKEHITKIEAESLKKILDETGAEVEIK from the coding sequence ATGTCTATAACTAAAGAACAAATTTTAGAAGCCATATCAGAAATGTCAGTTACAAATGTTGTTGAACTAATTTCTGATATGGAAAAAAAATTTGGTGTATCACCCGAAATATCTTCGAATAGCACATCTCCTTTAAAAGAAGAAATCTCTGAAGAAAAAACAGAATTCGATGTCATATTAAAATCTATTGGTGGAAATAAAGTTTCGGTAATAAAAGCTGTAAGAAGTTCTACTGGATTAGGATTAAAAGAAGCAAAGGATTTAGTTGAATCAGCTCCTACTATAATAAAAGAACATATTACTAAAATAGAGGCTGAATCTCTAAAAAAAATATTAGATGAAACTGGTGCTGAAGTAGAAATTAAGTAA
- the rplJ gene encoding 50S ribosomal protein L10: MVLNFQKKKEIVTEIHNITKKSLSIVFANSRNVKVNKITELRSLSRKIGVKISVFKNTLINLGIKNTQFECLKKLLVGPILIGYSMDHPRSAARLFREFSTKDTNFKIIGAVFEKRILSAHDINILADIPTYNEVIYRLIMIMKDITVGKFIRMLISIKNLKMTNRT, translated from the coding sequence ATGGTATTAAATTTTCAGAAAAAAAAAGAAATTGTTACTGAAATTCATAATATAACTAAAAAATCACTATCAATTGTTTTTGCTAATTCAAGAAATGTAAAAGTAAATAAAATTACTGAATTACGTTCTTTATCACGAAAAATAGGTGTAAAAATAAGTGTTTTTAAAAACACTCTAATAAATTTAGGTATTAAAAATACTCAATTCGAATGTCTAAAAAAATTATTAGTAGGTCCAATATTAATTGGTTATTCTATGGACCATCCAAGAAGTGCTGCAAGATTATTCAGAGAATTTTCCACAAAAGATACTAATTTTAAAATTATTGGAGCAGTTTTTGAAAAAAGAATATTATCTGCACATGATATTAACATACTAGCAGATATACCTACATATAACGAAGTAATATATCGTTTAATAATGATTATGAAAGATATAACTGTAGGAAAATTCATTCGCATGCTCATATCTATAAAAAATCTAAAAATGACAAATAGAACATAA
- the rplA gene encoding 50S ribosomal protein L1 has protein sequence MRKFTKKQKFMHNLIDHKKVFEIEEGIEILKKMAISKFNESIDISINLNINSKKSDQNIRNSAILPHGTGKTIKIVVFTTGKNVDIAKSLGVEYVGLHDLSDIIKSGKINFNVAIASTETMNVVSKLGPILGPRGLMPNPKLGTVTDNIENAIKNAKKGQINYKNDKNGIVHTSIGKINFTNKNIQENLNTLLISIKKSKPKNLKGLYIKKITISTTMSLGINVNINNLS, from the coding sequence ATGAGAAAATTTACAAAAAAACAGAAATTTATGCACAATTTAATCGATCATAAAAAAGTATTTGAAATTGAAGAAGGTATAGAAATTCTTAAAAAAATGGCTATTTCTAAATTTAATGAAAGCATAGATATATCTATTAATTTAAATATTAACTCTAAAAAATCTGATCAAAACATCCGAAATAGCGCTATTTTGCCACATGGTACTGGAAAAACTATAAAAATAGTAGTTTTTACTACAGGTAAAAACGTTGATATTGCTAAATCACTAGGAGTAGAATATGTAGGACTACATGATTTGTCAGATATAATAAAATCAGGAAAAATAAACTTTAATGTAGCAATTGCTTCTACTGAAACAATGAATGTTGTTAGTAAATTAGGTCCAATATTGGGACCTCGAGGTTTAATGCCTAATCCAAAATTAGGTACGGTAACAGACAATATTGAAAATGCTATTAAAAATGCTAAAAAGGGTCAAATAAATTATAAAAATGACAAAAATGGAATAGTACACACTTCAATAGGAAAAATTAACTTTACAAATAAAAATATACAAGAAAATTTAAATACTTTGCTAATATCCATAAAAAAATCAAAACCTAAAAATTTAAAAGGATTATACATAAAAAAAATAACTATTTCTACAACAATGAGTTTAGGAATAAATGTTAATATCAACAATTTAAGCTAA
- the rplK gene encoding 50S ribosomal protein L11, whose translation MAKKVQAYIKLQVSAGMANPSPPVGPALGQKGLNIMEFCKSFNTRTNHLEKGLPIPTVITVYSDRSFSFIIKTPPASILLKKSAGIKKGSSKPNTEKIGEISYQQIVDIAKIKKEDMTGSNIEKMIKSIIGTAHSIGLTIKKEK comes from the coding sequence ATGGCTAAAAAAGTACAAGCTTATATTAAATTACAAGTTTCAGCAGGGATGGCTAATCCAAGTCCTCCAGTAGGACCAGCATTAGGTCAAAAAGGTTTAAACATTATGGAATTTTGTAAATCATTCAATACAAGAACAAATCATTTAGAAAAAGGACTACCAATTCCTACTGTCATTACCGTATACTCAGATCGATCATTTTCTTTTATTATTAAGACACCACCTGCTTCTATTTTACTTAAAAAATCTGCAGGAATCAAAAAAGGATCTTCTAAACCTAACACAGAAAAAATAGGCGAAATCAGTTACCAACAAATCGTAGATATTGCTAAAATAAAAAAAGAAGACATGACAGGATCTAATATCGAGAAAATGATCAAATCTATTATAGGGACCGCTCATTCTATAGGTTTAACTATAAAGAAGGAAAAATAA
- the nusG gene encoding transcription termination/antitermination protein NusG: protein MHKNQKKRWYVLQAFSGFEGRVAQSIREHIKLKNMESLFGNVMVPTEEVVEIKAGQQKKSEHKFFPGYVLIHMIMNDSSWHLIRSIPRVLGFIGGTSDKPLPISNKEINIILNRLKKIGDKPRPKTLFEPGEMVRVNDGPFSDFNGIVEQVDYDKNRLTVSVSIFGRSTPVELDFRQVKKN, encoded by the coding sequence ATGCATAAGAACCAAAAAAAACGCTGGTATGTATTACAAGCATTTTCTGGTTTTGAAGGACGCGTAGCACAATCAATACGTGAACATATTAAATTAAAAAACATGGAATCGCTGTTTGGAAATGTTATGGTTCCAACAGAAGAAGTTGTAGAAATTAAAGCAGGACAACAAAAAAAAAGCGAACACAAATTTTTTCCTGGGTATGTATTGATTCACATGATTATGAATGATTCAAGTTGGCATCTAATTCGTAGTATACCTCGTGTACTAGGATTTATAGGAGGTACATCTGACAAACCATTACCTATTAGCAATAAAGAAATTAATATAATTTTAAATAGACTTAAGAAAATTGGGGATAAACCAAGGCCTAAAACATTATTTGAACCTGGAGAAATGGTTAGAGTAAACGATGGTCCATTTTCAGATTTTAATGGAATAGTAGAACAAGTTGATTATGACAAAAATAGATTAACAGTATCAGTATCTATCTTTGGACGATCTACTCCAGTAGAATTAGATTTTAGACAAGTCAAAAAAAATTAA
- the secE gene encoding preprotein translocase subunit SecE has protein sequence MINFNKNSKTTNMIKWIIISILIIITLINYYYYINISFLWRIIITISLIAVIIGIIFSTKQGKTASSLIYEAKQETKKIIWPNLKETFNTTIIVIISAFIISLILWGLDNILIRFISFVTRLRI, from the coding sequence ATGATTAATTTTAATAAAAACTCTAAAACTACAAATATGATCAAGTGGATTATTATTAGTATATTAATAATCATAACACTAATAAATTACTATTATTACATAAATATATCATTTTTATGGCGTATAATTATTACAATATCATTAATTGCTGTAATTATAGGAATAATATTTTCAACGAAACAAGGAAAAACAGCATCTTCTTTAATTTACGAAGCCAAACAAGAAACAAAAAAAATTATTTGGCCTAATTTAAAAGAGACATTTAATACAACTATTATAGTAATAATTTCAGCTTTTATTATTTCTTTAATTCTATGGGGATTAGATAATATTTTAATTCGATTTATATCATTCGTAACTAGATTGAGGATATAA
- the coaA gene encoding type I pantothenate kinase translates to MKTFNLSSDIKYILKCLIKNIIYHDLTNNNYFNYKNKKPYIIGISGSVASGKSTFSHWLQKALKKNFVDKSISVVTTDSFLYSNKTLKLLGLLGEKGFPKTYNINELINFFLNIKYGVSNSIVVPIYSHFCNDIILDRYNILRRSDIFIIEGLHIFNPYFYEKIYSYFSLSDFFNFSVYIDADDILLEEWYLNRFLRFRCISKSYPSSCFNFYSKISYKNAKNIAIGIWYEINYKNLKENIFISKKYANFVITKKHDHSINCIQLRYKNNIRYY, encoded by the coding sequence ATGAAAACTTTTAATTTAAGTTCGGATATTAAATATATTTTAAAGTGTTTAATTAAGAATATTATATATCATGATTTAACAAATAATAATTATTTTAATTATAAGAATAAAAAACCTTATATTATAGGAATTTCTGGTAGTGTAGCATCTGGAAAAAGTACATTTTCTCATTGGTTACAAAAAGCATTAAAAAAAAATTTTGTCGATAAGAGTATATCTGTAGTAACTACAGATAGTTTCTTATACTCTAATAAAACTTTGAAATTATTAGGATTATTAGGAGAAAAGGGTTTTCCAAAAACGTATAATATTAATGAATTAATAAATTTTTTTTTGAATATAAAATATGGTGTTTCAAATAGTATAGTAGTTCCTATATACTCTCATTTTTGTAATGATATAATATTAGATCGTTATAATATTTTAAGACGATCAGATATTTTTATCATAGAAGGTTTACATATTTTTAATCCTTATTTTTATGAAAAAATATATAGCTATTTTTCTTTGTCAGATTTTTTTAATTTTTCTGTTTATATTGACGCAGATGACATATTATTAGAAGAATGGTATCTGAATCGTTTTTTAAGATTTCGATGCATTTCAAAATCGTATCCCAGTTCTTGTTTTAATTTCTATTCTAAAATTTCTTATAAAAATGCAAAAAATATAGCTATTGGAATATGGTACGAGATTAATTATAAGAATTTGAAAGAAAATATTTTTATTAGTAAGAAATATGCAAATTTTGTTATAACAAAAAAACATGATCACAGTATCAATTGCATACAGCTAAGATATAAAAACAATATTCGATATTATTGA
- the murB gene encoding UDP-N-acetylmuramate dehydrogenase, with product MKCNNQSLKKYHTLKINVFAKKIIKIENISALIKAWKIYKKMSFLFLGEGSNTLFSKYYNGVIAINKIMGIKTTETKENWLIYVKGGVKWHDLVVYTIKRGIYGLENLAFIPGTVGAAPIHNIGAYGIEFKNICNYVEIFSLIYKNTIKIKASHCMFKYRSSIFKNAHYYNYIVLGIGIKLPKKWSPNISHLSLKKLNPKNLTAYKIFNYIKKIRNNKLPNLKMLGNAGSFFKNPIIETKKAMELLSQYKNLPNYPENNEYIKISAGWLIEQCQLKGYSCGGAQVYPKQALILVNKNQATAQDILMLSSIIQNKVKNKFGVSLELEVKII from the coding sequence ATGAAATGTAATAACCAATCATTAAAAAAATATCACACATTAAAAATTAATGTATTTGCTAAAAAAATTATAAAAATCGAAAATATAAGTGCTCTTATTAAAGCATGGAAAATATACAAAAAAATGTCGTTTCTCTTTTTAGGAGAAGGTAGTAATACATTATTTTCTAAATATTACAACGGAGTTATAGCTATTAATAAAATCATGGGGATTAAAACTACAGAAACTAAAGAAAACTGGCTAATATATGTTAAAGGAGGAGTAAAATGGCATGACTTAGTTGTCTATACAATAAAAAGAGGTATTTACGGTTTAGAAAATTTAGCATTTATTCCAGGTACAGTAGGAGCCGCTCCTATACACAATATAGGAGCATATGGAATAGAATTTAAAAATATATGTAATTATGTAGAAATATTTTCATTAATTTATAAAAATACTATTAAAATAAAAGCTAGCCATTGTATGTTTAAATATAGAAGTAGTATTTTTAAAAATGCACACTACTACAACTATATTGTTTTAGGTATAGGAATTAAATTACCTAAAAAATGGAGCCCAAATATATCTCATTTATCACTAAAAAAACTCAATCCTAAAAATTTAACAGCATATAAAATTTTTAATTACATAAAAAAAATTAGAAATAATAAACTCCCTAATCTCAAAATGCTAGGAAATGCCGGTAGCTTCTTTAAAAATCCAATAATCGAAACAAAAAAAGCTATGGAATTATTATCGCAATATAAAAATTTACCTAATTATCCTGAAAATAACGAATATATAAAGATTTCAGCAGGATGGTTGATTGAACAATGTCAACTCAAAGGATATTCATGTGGAGGTGCTCAAGTATATCCAAAGCAAGCATTGATATTAGTTAATAAAAATCAAGCTACAGCACAAGATATATTAATGTTATCTAGTATCATACAAAACAAAGTTAAAAATAAATTTGGAGTTTCTCTCGAACTAGAAGTAAAAATAATCTAA
- the metF gene encoding methylenetetrahydrofolate reductase has product MSLFNTRYHELLNEYLANVCDKVNISFELFPPKDDILQENFWRVVDKLKLLNPIFFSVTCGAFLGEKNRTYDVSHAVYQRTKVETVPHLTCIDLKSEELKNIARKYWDNGMRHILALRGDVKDCNIKSYVYAIDLIKLLKSIADFNISVAAYPEVHPEAYNAYSDLVNLKKKIDAGANRAITQFFFSVDHFLRFRDICIRNGITIDIVPGIFPITNFRQLCNFSKMSNVKIPHWIHYMFRGLENDLETSKFLGASIAIDIVKVLYKEGVRNFHFYTMNKLEIVAFICHVLGKRFKTFEYA; this is encoded by the coding sequence GTGAGTTTATTTAATACACGTTATCATGAATTATTAAATGAATATTTAGCAAATGTTTGCGATAAAGTAAATATTTCATTTGAATTATTTCCACCAAAAGATGACATATTACAAGAAAATTTTTGGAGAGTTGTTGATAAATTAAAATTATTGAATCCAATTTTTTTTTCAGTAACGTGCGGTGCTTTTTTAGGTGAAAAAAATCGAACATATGACGTTTCACATGCAGTGTATCAACGAACTAAAGTCGAAACTGTTCCCCATCTTACTTGTATTGACTTAAAATCAGAAGAATTAAAAAACATTGCACGAAAGTATTGGGATAATGGCATGCGTCATATTTTAGCTTTAAGAGGAGATGTTAAAGATTGTAATATAAAATCTTATGTATATGCTATTGATTTAATAAAATTGTTAAAAAGTATTGCTGATTTTAATATTTCTGTTGCTGCTTATCCAGAAGTACATCCTGAAGCATATAATGCATATTCTGATTTAGTAAATTTGAAAAAAAAGATTGATGCTGGTGCTAATCGTGCTATTACTCAATTTTTTTTTAGTGTTGATCATTTTTTACGATTTCGAGACATATGCATACGTAACGGCATTACAATAGATATTGTTCCAGGAATTTTTCCCATAACTAATTTTAGACAATTATGTAATTTTTCTAAGATGAGTAATGTAAAAATTCCACATTGGATTCATTATATGTTTAGAGGATTAGAGAATGATTTAGAAACAAGTAAATTTTTAGGAGCTAGCATAGCTATAGATATTGTCAAAGTATTATATAAAGAAGGTGTACGAAATTTTCATTTTTATACTATGAATAAATTAGAAATAGTAGCATTTATTTGTCATGTTTTAGGAAAAAGATTTAAGACATTTGAATATGCTTAA
- a CDS encoding argininosuccinate synthase, whose translation MINKSIKKVVLAYSGGLDTSAIIPWIKENYYADVIAFVADVGQSRNDLKNIKKKALKSGASQCIIVDLREEFVRYYIYPVLKTGALYEGNYLLGTAIARPIIAKTQVEIAIKLGADGVCHGATGKGNDQVRFEMVYTALAPHLKVIAPWREWNLQSREDLLVYLKSKNINTTATIEKIYSRDENSWHISTEGGLLEDPWNQNTKDCWAWTVDPKDAPNIPECVSITIKSGNIIAVNNVNLTPLQCLNKLNVIGSKHGIGRVDIVENRLIGMKSRGCYETPGGTLMFSALRAVEQLVLDRDSFKWRQMLGLEMSYVVYSGNWFSPIRKSIQASATELSLELDGEVVLELYKGTVTPIKKYSTNSLYSKEFATFSSDDVYNQSDAHGFIKLFSLSSRIRAMNKKSNK comes from the coding sequence ATTATAAACAAATCTATTAAAAAAGTAGTATTAGCTTATTCAGGTGGATTAGATACATCCGCAATTATTCCTTGGATAAAAGAGAATTATTATGCAGATGTAATCGCTTTTGTTGCTGATGTTGGACAGTCACGAAATGATTTAAAAAATATTAAAAAAAAAGCATTAAAATCTGGAGCTTCTCAATGTATTATTGTTGATTTAAGAGAAGAATTTGTAAGATATTATATTTATCCTGTATTAAAGACTGGAGCATTATATGAAGGAAATTATTTATTAGGTACTGCAATTGCACGTCCAATTATTGCAAAAACTCAAGTAGAAATTGCTATAAAATTAGGAGCCGATGGTGTATGTCATGGAGCTACTGGTAAAGGAAATGATCAAGTACGTTTTGAGATGGTATATACTGCATTAGCACCTCACTTGAAGGTAATTGCACCTTGGAGAGAATGGAATTTACAGTCTAGAGAAGATTTATTGGTTTATTTAAAAAGTAAAAATATAAACACAACAGCTACTATTGAGAAAATTTATAGTAGAGATGAAAATTCTTGGCATATTTCAACAGAAGGTGGACTTCTTGAAGATCCATGGAATCAGAATACGAAAGATTGTTGGGCATGGACTGTGGATCCTAAAGATGCACCGAATATACCCGAATGTGTTTCTATAACAATCAAAAGTGGTAATATTATAGCTGTAAATAATGTTAATTTAACTCCGTTACAATGTTTAAATAAGCTAAATGTAATAGGATCAAAACATGGAATTGGTCGTGTAGATATTGTTGAAAATCGTTTAATAGGAATGAAATCGAGAGGTTGTTACGAAACTCCAGGTGGAACACTAATGTTTAGTGCATTGCGTGCTGTTGAACAGTTAGTATTGGATAGAGACAGTTTTAAGTGGAGACAAATGCTTGGTTTAGAAATGTCGTATGTTGTTTATAGTGGAAATTGGTTTAGTCCCATTCGAAAATCTATTCAAGCGTCAGCAACGGAATTATCTTTAGAATTAGATGGAGAAGTTGTTTTAGAATTATATAAGGGCACAGTTACTCCTATTAAAAAGTATTCTACTAATTCTTTATATTCCAAAGAGTTTGCTACATTTAGTTCAGATGATGTATATAATCAATCTGATGCACATGGTTTTATAAAACTATTTTCCTTATCTTCTCGAATACGAGCAATGAATAAAAAATCTAATAAATAA
- the argH gene encoding argininosuccinate lyase, with protein MVNRGNAKMLWGGRFLQKLDPSFKKFNSSLKIDYRLVEQDIFASIAWSKSLLHTNVLSHEEQKNIEIALNVLLKSVIENPSLILESDSEDIHSWVEKELINIVGEIGKKLHTGRSRNDQVTTDLKLWCKYTITLLLHKIKDLKIALIHISERNRSVIMPGYTHLQRAQPITFSFWCLAYIEMLNRDIDRLKDVYKRLNSSPLGSGALAGTSWNIDRERLAKDMDFSSATMNSLDSVSDRDYVIELLSVASIGMIHLSRFSEDLIFFNSSESKFITLSDAITSGSSLMPQKKNPDVLELIRSKSGRVIGSLVSILVVLKGLPLSYNKDMQEDKEGLFDSLDTWSNCLSMSILVLKNMDVNYVTCLEAAQKSYTNSTELADYLVKKGIAFRDAHHIVGKIVLRAIKEHMPLENLDLNVLKKYCVNIDYDVYECLKLDSIFEKRNAKGGVSKKQIQYSINKAKEELDEC; from the coding sequence ATGGTTAATAGAGGAAATGCAAAAATGTTGTGGGGAGGAAGATTTTTACAAAAACTTGATCCATCATTTAAGAAATTTAATTCTTCTTTAAAGATTGATTATAGATTAGTAGAACAAGATATTTTTGCATCTATAGCTTGGTCTAAATCATTGCTACATACTAATGTTTTAAGCCATGAAGAGCAAAAAAATATTGAAATTGCTTTAAATGTTTTGTTAAAATCTGTTATTGAAAATCCTAGTTTAATTTTAGAGAGTGATTCAGAAGATATACATAGTTGGGTAGAAAAGGAATTGATTAATATTGTAGGAGAAATTGGAAAAAAATTACACACTGGACGTAGCAGAAACGATCAAGTAACTACAGATTTAAAATTATGGTGTAAATACACAATTACATTATTATTACATAAAATCAAAGATTTAAAAATAGCTCTTATTCATATTTCTGAAAGGAATAGGAGTGTTATTATGCCAGGGTATACCCATTTACAGAGAGCTCAACCTATTACTTTTTCTTTTTGGTGTTTAGCATATATTGAAATGTTAAATAGGGATATAGATCGTTTGAAAGATGTATATAAAAGATTAAATAGTAGTCCATTAGGATCTGGCGCTCTTGCTGGTACTTCTTGGAACATAGATCGAGAAAGATTAGCAAAAGATATGGATTTTTCATCAGCAACTATGAATAGTTTAGATAGTGTATCAGATCGTGACTATGTAATAGAATTACTATCTGTTGCTTCTATTGGAATGATTCATTTATCTAGATTTTCTGAAGATTTAATTTTTTTTAATTCTTCTGAATCTAAATTTATAACATTATCAGATGCGATAACTTCAGGTTCTTCTCTTATGCCTCAAAAAAAGAATCCAGATGTGTTAGAGCTTATTCGATCTAAATCTGGAAGAGTTATCGGTTCTTTAGTTAGTATTTTAGTAGTTTTAAAAGGTCTACCATTATCATATAATAAAGATATGCAAGAAGATAAAGAAGGCTTATTTGATTCTTTGGATACTTGGAGTAATTGTTTATCAATGTCTATTTTAGTTTTAAAAAATATGGATGTTAATTATGTTACTTGTTTAGAAGCTGCTCAAAAGAGTTATACTAATTCTACTGAATTAGCTGATTATTTAGTTAAAAAGGGTATAGCATTTCGTGATGCACATCATATCGTTGGAAAAATAGTTTTAAGAGCTATAAAGGAGCATATGCCATTGGAAAATTTAGATTTGAACGTATTAAAGAAATATTGTGTGAATATTGATTATGATGTGTATGAATGTTTAAAATTAGACTCTATTTTTGAAAAAAGAAATGCAAAAGGCGGTGTTTCAAAAAAACAAATTCAATATTCTATTAATAAAGCTAAAGAAGAATTGGATGAATGTTAG
- the epsC gene encoding serine O-acetyltransferase EpsC — MLFQEIEIVWNQILSEAHILINKEPSLTGFYYAHILNHKSFSSALSYILSSKLGNKSISAISVRDIINTIYDCNHEIIISAIQDIREVYNRDPAIECYSTPFLYSNGFHVLQAYRISNYLWNQSKTELAIYFYNRISTIFSVDIHPAAKIGCGVIFDHAIGIVIGETSVVRNNVTIFHSVTLGSTGKHSGIRHPIVNEDTIIGAGSKVLGKIEIGSKVKIGAGSVVLVSIPPGCTAIGIPAKIVTSQNNKQI; from the coding sequence ATGTTATTTCAAGAAATAGAAATAGTATGGAACCAAATTTTATCTGAAGCGCACATATTAATTAATAAAGAGCCATCTTTAACAGGTTTTTATTATGCTCATATATTAAATCATAAAAGTTTTAGTTCAGCGTTAAGTTATATTTTATCTAGTAAATTAGGAAATAAAAGTATTTCTGCTATTTCTGTAAGAGATATTATAAACACAATATATGATTGTAATCATGAAATTATTATATCAGCTATTCAAGATATACGGGAAGTTTATAATAGAGATCCAGCAATAGAATGCTATTCTACTCCATTTTTATATTCAAATGGATTTCATGTATTACAAGCATATCGAATTAGCAATTATCTTTGGAATCAATCGAAAACAGAATTGGCTATATATTTTTATAATCGTATTTCAACTATATTTTCAGTTGATATTCATCCTGCTGCTAAAATAGGATGTGGAGTTATATTTGATCATGCGATTGGAATTGTTATTGGAGAAACTTCTGTAGTTAGAAATAATGTTACTATCTTTCATTCAGTTACATTAGGTAGTACGGGAAAGCATAGTGGTATTCGTCATCCAATAGTAAATGAAGATACAATTATAGGAGCAGGTTCAAAAGTATTAGGTAAAATTGAAATAGGTTCTAAAGTAAAAATTGGAGCGGGTTCTGTTGTATTAGTTTCTATTCCACCTGGTTGTACTGCTATTGGCATTCCTGCTAAAATTGTTACTTCTCAAAATAATAAACAAATATAA